In Solirubrobacterales bacterium, the following are encoded in one genomic region:
- a CDS encoding right-handed parallel beta-helix repeat-containing protein — translation MGAGKAITRGVPIGRRAGIAAACLILVGLAALVLPHPALAANTTFVDCLAPTPGDGSESNPLNSLAQANAVTLDPGDTLLLKRGTTCSGTFAPQGGGSPGTPATIGAYGSGPLPKIIGTGPGAVNLIDLSNLTVEDLDVSNPGSASPPVPGGDIRNGVTIRASAGTVGNVTVRRLRIHDVGGDLTKNPQGSAGILATVTGPPPARFSGLTIEDNDLSAISRSGISIYGTNADNRPAATDPWPEASTGVLVRGNRIDRFAGDGIVPRGTDGAIVEGNVLSNGSLSGRKLGHPDGEVCNAGIWAFRANNTLIQNNEVSGMRAGCDGTGFDLDYNQDGTIIQHNFSHDNEGGFVLLCADTGRRGDVRFNLSLNDASTINHGPCAGHFGDLGGIRFFNNTIVAPAPNASMQLVIQNRIQLAGSFEFRNNLVYATTRQSAPLPCGDFCSNNLFFNLPASGSAAITANPRLVDPARTGTGRLTVGPAFRLTASSPARGAGLSMPDPGITDYFGNPLGGTGRPAIGFDQTPAAKPKPRKPSRACLKARKAERKATGRLRAARRTLKRLKRLRATRKKVRKAARKVSIRKREKAKRSRITRRTCRTRSGRWS, via the coding sequence ATGGGAGCGGGAAAGGCGATCACGAGGGGCGTCCCGATCGGCCGCCGGGCCGGGATCGCAGCCGCCTGCCTGATTCTGGTCGGCCTGGCTGCCTTGGTGCTGCCCCACCCCGCGCTCGCCGCGAACACCACCTTTGTGGACTGTCTGGCGCCGACCCCCGGCGACGGGTCGGAGTCAAACCCGTTGAACTCGCTGGCACAAGCGAATGCGGTCACCCTCGATCCGGGGGACACGTTGCTGCTGAAGCGCGGGACCACCTGCAGCGGCACCTTCGCTCCGCAGGGCGGCGGTAGCCCCGGCACCCCGGCCACGATCGGGGCCTACGGCTCCGGACCGCTGCCAAAGATCATCGGCACCGGTCCCGGCGCGGTCAACCTCATCGATCTGAGCAACCTGACGGTCGAGGATCTGGACGTCTCAAACCCGGGGTCCGCCAGCCCGCCGGTTCCGGGAGGAGACATCCGCAACGGCGTCACGATCCGGGCCTCGGCCGGCACGGTCGGAAACGTGACCGTGCGCCGCCTCAGGATCCACGACGTCGGCGGGGACCTGACCAAGAACCCGCAGGGCAGCGCCGGCATCCTCGCCACCGTGACCGGGCCCCCACCGGCCAGGTTCAGCGGACTCACGATCGAAGACAACGACCTGAGTGCGATCTCCCGCTCCGGGATCTCGATCTACGGCACCAATGCCGACAACCGTCCCGCCGCCACCGATCCCTGGCCGGAGGCCTCGACCGGGGTTCTGGTCCGAGGCAACCGGATCGACCGTTTCGCCGGTGACGGGATCGTGCCTCGCGGTACCGACGGGGCGATCGTCGAAGGCAACGTGCTGAGCAACGGGAGCCTGTCCGGACGGAAGCTCGGGCATCCGGACGGCGAGGTGTGCAACGCCGGGATCTGGGCCTTCCGGGCCAACAACACGCTGATCCAGAACAACGAGGTTTCCGGGATGAGGGCCGGCTGTGACGGCACCGGCTTCGATCTCGACTACAACCAGGACGGCACGATCATCCAGCACAACTTCAGCCACGACAACGAGGGCGGTTTCGTGCTGCTCTGCGCCGACACCGGCCGCCGCGGAGACGTCCGCTTCAACCTCAGCCTGAACGATGCCTCGACGATCAACCACGGTCCCTGCGCCGGCCATTTCGGGGATCTCGGCGGGATCCGCTTCTTCAACAACACGATCGTTGCCCCCGCACCGAACGCCTCGATGCAGCTGGTGATCCAGAACCGGATCCAGCTCGCCGGCAGCTTCGAGTTCCGCAACAACCTGGTCTACGCGACCACCAGGCAGAGCGCGCCACTGCCCTGCGGGGATTTCTGTTCCAACAACCTGTTCTTCAACCTGCCCGCCTCGGGCAGCGCCGCGATCACCGCAAACCCGCGGCTGGTCGACCCAGCCCGGACCGGCACCGGTCGCCTCACGGTCGGGCCGGCCTTCCGTCTGACCGCAAGCTCCCCGGCTCGCGGTGCCGGGCTGTCGATGCCGGACCCCGGCATCACCGACTACTTCGGCAACCCGCTCGGCGGGACCGGCCGACCGGCGATCGGTTTCGATCAGACCCCGGCCGCCAAACCGAAGCCGAGGAAACCGAGCCGGGCCTGCCTCAAGGCCAGGAAGGCCGAGCGCAAGGCGACCGGCAGGCTGAGGGCAGCCAGACGGACCCTGAAACGGCTGAAACGCCTCCGGGCCACCCGCAAGAAGGTCCGCAAGGCCGCCCGCAAGGTCAGCATCCGGAAACGGGAAAAGGCCAAGCGGTCCCGCATCACCCGCAGGACCTGCCGAACCCGATCGGGTCGATGGAGCTAG
- a CDS encoding ATP-binding cassette domain-containing protein, with translation MAIEDLSGALATGPNDPDDGSVIRARRVEVFRWSVALGQRVTLLHGVEWRVDPGEHWAVMGPNGAGKTTLLRLAAAESHPSEGVVEVLGRRLGATDMRALRERIGLVDSRTAQTIPSRRPVLETILSGAFNSIAIQRRRLNESHRERAGQLAELVGLRELLTRGFGDCSQGERQRVLLARALMPEPRLLLLDEAAAGLDLPSREQLISALGEMARQDPGLTTVAVTHHIEEIPPTTTHALLLRDARVLAAGPIGETLTSEAVSACFDLPIEVTERAGRFTATIHPI, from the coding sequence ATGGCGATCGAGGATCTATCCGGAGCTCTGGCCACCGGTCCGAACGACCCTGATGACGGTTCCGTGATCCGGGCCAGGAGAGTCGAGGTCTTCCGCTGGTCCGTTGCGCTGGGGCAGCGGGTGACCCTGCTCCACGGGGTCGAGTGGCGGGTGGATCCCGGGGAGCACTGGGCGGTGATGGGACCGAACGGGGCCGGCAAGACCACCCTGCTGCGACTGGCTGCGGCCGAATCGCACCCCTCGGAAGGAGTGGTCGAGGTGCTCGGTAGACGCCTTGGGGCAACCGACATGCGTGCCCTGCGGGAAAGGATCGGCCTGGTTGACAGCAGGACCGCCCAGACCATTCCGTCCCGGCGACCGGTTCTGGAGACGATCCTCTCCGGAGCCTTCAACAGCATCGCGATCCAGCGTCGGCGGCTCAACGAATCCCACCGGGAGCGAGCCGGGCAGCTGGCGGAACTCGTCGGCCTTCGGGAACTGCTGACCCGGGGGTTCGGCGACTGCTCCCAGGGTGAACGACAACGGGTGCTGCTGGCCCGGGCGCTGATGCCGGAGCCGCGGCTGCTGCTGCTTGACGAGGCGGCGGCCGGGCTGGACCTGCCCTCACGGGAGCAGCTGATCTCCGCTCTCGGCGAGATGGCCCGGCAGGATCCCGGTCTGACCACGGTCGCGGTGACCCACCACATCGAGGAGATTCCGCCGACGACCACCCACGCCCTGCTGCTGCGGGACGCCCGGGTTTTGGCCGCCGGACCGATCGGGGAGACCCTCACCTCGGAGGCGGTCTCCGCCTGCTTCGACCTGCCGATCGAGGTGACCGAACGCGCCGGCCGCTTCACTGCGACGATCCACCCCATCTGA
- a CDS encoding AbrB/MazE/SpoVT family DNA-binding domain-containing protein: MGKNVKESSGRMGRPRDRTRVSSKHQVTIPSGAFRTAGLEAGDTLRVEAQGAGQIVLTRVDELADRYSGCLDTGGGLRAQRDRLRREWR, from the coding sequence ATGGGCAAGAATGTAAAGGAAAGCAGTGGTCGGATGGGCCGGCCGCGTGATCGCACCAGGGTTTCCAGCAAGCACCAGGTGACGATCCCCTCTGGCGCGTTTCGCACCGCCGGACTTGAGGCTGGCGACACGCTGCGAGTGGAGGCCCAGGGCGCGGGTCAGATCGTGCTCACCAGGGTCGATGAGCTGGCCGATCGCTATTCCGGTTGCCTCGACACCGGCGGCGGGCTGCGGGCGCAGCGGGACAGGTTGCGTCGCGAGTGGCGGTAG
- a CDS encoding PIN domain-containing protein — MAVALDSNVVIGFLDRSDGFHHAADKTIRELLASEQLVVSAVTYAEVLTGARLGHHDEDVVKGFFADLISRIIPVDVAVGDAAARIRAGAKALAMPDALVAATAELDPEVELLLTADEDMAKLKHLDCPLRLLSPDG; from the coding sequence GTGGCGGTAGCGCTCGACTCCAACGTTGTGATCGGCTTTCTCGATCGCTCTGACGGGTTCCACCATGCCGCCGATAAGACCATCCGGGAGTTGTTGGCAAGTGAGCAGCTTGTCGTGTCGGCTGTCACCTACGCCGAGGTGCTTACCGGTGCTCGTCTCGGCCACCACGATGAGGATGTCGTGAAGGGATTCTTCGCCGATTTGATCTCACGCATCATTCCGGTCGATGTCGCGGTCGGGGACGCTGCAGCTCGCATCCGCGCCGGAGCCAAGGCGCTCGCGATGCCCGATGCCTTGGTCGCAGCCACAGCCGAACTCGACCCCGAGGTCGAGCTGCTCCTCACCGCCGACGAGGACATGGCCAAACTGAAGCATCTCGACTGCCCGCTGCGGCTCCTCTCCCCGGACGGCTGA
- a CDS encoding PQQ-dependent sugar dehydrogenase — protein sequence MKRFVLAGVLLGWLWLAGAASGASLVRVLPEDQNVSNASFLTAPPHDPEGRVFISTRGDGGEARIFVVRDGQRLPQPFLELDGVNSVFERGLLSFAFDPEYAVNGRFYVFYTGDGPDSIDPSGQEGDIRIVEFQRSAGDPNRADPNSARLVLRVRHSAGNHNGGWIGFGPDNRLYISIGENAEPDNSQDLGNLLGKILRIDPADPAGPASYSIPGDNPFVGQNGRRGEIWTYGLRNPFRASFAPDGRLVVADVGQSDLEEVNVGTLKGRNMGWPICEGNSCWEEVGPPPNYQAPIYSYPTHDSGRCAIIGGYVARDSGLGSLTGRYLFGDFCGGTLDSLDLDTPGGDRRAVGLSVPDGMLVSFGEDSRGCVYAVTDQTVYRIAGTTATGGCPIAPPPTRYFFSLKQRQMLRQQIPLRLKCSLACTVNVKGSVKVRGRSVAALGRGQWRLSAARTITVRVEIPRRRMKLLWSSLRNGRRVTLTVRVTAVGDDGSPVNRTLTSRLVRPRSH from the coding sequence GTGAAACGATTTGTACTTGCAGGGGTGCTGCTGGGCTGGCTCTGGCTGGCGGGGGCGGCCAGCGGAGCCTCACTGGTTCGAGTGCTGCCGGAGGACCAGAACGTCTCGAACGCGAGTTTCCTGACTGCACCACCCCACGACCCGGAAGGCCGGGTGTTCATCAGCACCCGCGGCGACGGCGGTGAAGCCCGGATCTTCGTGGTCAGGGACGGCCAGCGGCTCCCCCAGCCGTTTCTTGAACTGGACGGGGTCAACTCGGTCTTCGAACGTGGCTTGCTCTCCTTCGCCTTCGACCCGGAGTACGCGGTCAACGGTCGCTTCTACGTCTTCTACACCGGCGACGGCCCCGACTCGATCGACCCGTCGGGCCAGGAGGGGGACATCCGGATCGTGGAGTTCCAGCGTTCGGCCGGAGACCCGAACCGGGCCGATCCGAACTCGGCCCGGCTGGTGCTGAGGGTTCGGCACAGCGCCGGCAATCACAACGGCGGCTGGATCGGTTTTGGCCCCGACAACCGGCTTTACATCTCGATCGGGGAGAACGCCGAGCCGGACAACTCCCAGGATCTCGGCAACCTGCTGGGCAAGATCCTCCGGATCGATCCGGCTGATCCGGCCGGGCCGGCGAGCTACTCGATTCCGGGGGACAACCCGTTCGTCGGGCAGAACGGCCGGCGGGGGGAGATCTGGACCTACGGTCTCCGCAACCCGTTCCGGGCCTCGTTCGCTCCCGACGGGCGGCTGGTGGTCGCCGACGTCGGGCAGAGTGACCTGGAGGAGGTGAACGTGGGCACGCTGAAAGGCCGGAACATGGGCTGGCCGATCTGCGAGGGCAACTCCTGCTGGGAGGAGGTCGGGCCCCCACCGAACTACCAGGCCCCGATCTACAGCTACCCGACCCACGACAGCGGACGCTGCGCGATCATCGGTGGTTATGTCGCCCGTGATTCCGGGCTCGGCTCACTCACCGGCCGCTACCTGTTCGGGGATTTCTGCGGCGGCACGCTCGACAGTCTCGATCTCGACACCCCGGGCGGGGATCGCCGGGCGGTCGGTCTCTCGGTGCCGGACGGAATGCTGGTTTCGTTCGGGGAGGATTCCCGCGGCTGTGTCTACGCGGTCACCGATCAAACCGTGTACCGGATCGCCGGGACCACTGCTACCGGTGGCTGCCCGATCGCGCCGCCACCCACCCGTTACTTCTTCTCGCTGAAGCAGCGGCAGATGCTGCGGCAGCAGATTCCGCTGCGGCTCAAGTGTTCGCTCGCCTGCACGGTCAACGTGAAGGGGTCGGTAAAGGTGCGGGGACGATCGGTAGCGGCACTCGGCCGGGGCCAGTGGCGACTCTCGGCGGCCCGGACCATCACGGTGCGGGTCGAGATCCCGCGCCGCCGGATGAAGCTGCTCTGGAGTTCCCTCCGGAACGGTCGAAGGGTGACCCTGACGGTCCGGGTGACCGCGGTCGGGGACGACGGTTCTCCCGTGAACCGGACCCTGACGAGTCGGCTGGTTCGGCCGCGATCACACTGA
- the metW gene encoding methionine biosynthesis protein MetW produces MRPDLDIVAAMIGRDVRVLDLGCGNGALLEALIERQGCRGLGVENDLEDFHECIGRGVPVTHGDLEQELHRIDNDAFDWAVLSLTLQAVKHPDDVLSQMKRVAPRLIVSLPNFGHWRLRRDLTLRGHMPVTPTLPYEWYDTPNIHLCTLRDFERLVRDLDLKVERMIPVGADGRRTGRHTRLAPNLLAERAVYSLST; encoded by the coding sequence GTGCGCCCCGACCTCGACATAGTCGCCGCGATGATCGGCCGTGACGTGCGGGTGCTCGACCTCGGCTGCGGCAACGGAGCCCTGCTGGAGGCCCTGATCGAACGGCAGGGCTGCCGGGGACTCGGGGTGGAGAACGACCTCGAGGACTTCCATGAATGCATTGGCCGCGGGGTGCCGGTGACCCACGGTGATCTCGAGCAGGAACTTCACCGGATCGACAACGACGCCTTCGACTGGGCGGTGCTTTCACTCACCCTGCAGGCGGTCAAGCACCCGGACGACGTGCTCTCCCAGATGAAGCGGGTCGCCCCCCGGCTGATCGTCTCCCTGCCGAACTTCGGTCACTGGCGTCTGCGTCGCGATCTCACTCTGCGCGGTCACATGCCGGTCACCCCGACCCTGCCCTACGAGTGGTACGACACCCCGAATATCCATCTCTGCACCCTCCGGGACTTCGAGCGGCTGGTCCGGGACCTGGACCTGAAGGTGGAACGGATGATTCCGGTCGGGGCCGACGGCCGCCGCACCGGACGCCACACCCGGCTCGCCCCGAACCTGCTGGCCGAGAGGGCCGTCTACTCGCTCTCGACCTGA
- a CDS encoding homoserine O-acetyltransferase, translated as MADGVGTVELRRAVVFDGDRPLRLVSGAELGPVEVAYETYGELNADRSNAVFICHALSGDAHAAGLHAGDDPKRPGWWDNIVGPGRPLDTDRFFVICANVLGGCKGTTGPSSINPETGRPWGLRFPLVQVRDLVNVHRALLAELGIERLLAAVGGSLGGMQALQWAIDHPDEVKGAVLVAASARLSAQNIAFTAVAREAIMRDPDFAGGDYYENERGPDRGLALARMIGHITYLSEQSMREKFGRRIQDADLPRYGFDVDFQVESYLHYQGQSFVDRFDANTYLYLGRVMDYFDPFSDPAHIQRQLAGSETSFLVLSFDSDWRFSPEHARVMASELRGAGAAVTFQEISSPHGHDSFLFADPPEYHRTVARFLDRLAGAGPGPA; from the coding sequence TTGGCCGACGGCGTCGGAACAGTCGAGCTCAGGCGGGCGGTCGTCTTTGACGGCGATCGCCCGCTGAGGCTCGTTTCCGGCGCCGAGCTCGGCCCGGTCGAGGTCGCCTACGAGACCTACGGGGAACTGAACGCCGACCGTTCCAACGCGGTCTTCATCTGCCACGCACTTTCCGGCGACGCCCATGCCGCCGGTCTCCATGCCGGTGACGATCCGAAGCGACCCGGCTGGTGGGACAACATCGTCGGCCCGGGACGGCCGCTCGACACCGACCGTTTCTTCGTGATCTGCGCCAACGTGCTCGGCGGCTGCAAGGGCACCACCGGCCCCTCCTCGATCAACCCGGAGACCGGCAGGCCGTGGGGCCTGCGCTTTCCGCTGGTCCAGGTGCGTGATCTGGTCAACGTCCACCGGGCGCTGCTGGCCGAGCTCGGGATCGAGCGGCTGCTGGCCGCGGTCGGCGGTTCACTCGGGGGGATGCAGGCGCTGCAGTGGGCGATCGATCATCCCGACGAGGTCAAGGGGGCGGTGCTGGTCGCCGCCTCGGCCCGGCTCAGTGCCCAGAACATCGCCTTCACCGCGGTCGCCCGTGAGGCGATCATGCGGGACCCGGACTTCGCCGGCGGCGACTACTACGAGAACGAGCGCGGACCGGACCGGGGCCTCGCCCTGGCCCGGATGATCGGTCACATCACCTACCTCTCGGAACAGTCGATGCGGGAGAAGTTCGGCCGTCGGATCCAGGATGCCGACCTGCCCCGGTACGGCTTCGACGTCGACTTCCAGGTCGAGAGCTACCTTCACTACCAGGGCCAGTCCTTCGTCGACCGCTTCGATGCGAACACCTACCTCTACCTCGGCCGGGTGATGGACTACTTCGACCCGTTCTCCGACCCGGCCCACATCCAGCGGCAGCTGGCCGGCAGCGAGACCTCCTTCCTGGTGCTCTCCTTCGACTCCGACTGGCGCTTCTCCCCGGAACACGCCCGGGTGATGGCCAGCGAACTGAGGGGGGCCGGAGCTGCGGTCACCTTCCAGGAGATCTCCTCCCCGCACGGCCACGACTCCTTCCTGTTCGCCGACCCGCCCGAGTATCACCGGACGGTCGCCCGTTTTCTCGACCGGCTGGCCGGCGCCGGGCCGGGTCCGGCCTGA
- a CDS encoding O-acetylhomoserine aminocarboxypropyltransferase/cysteine synthase: MSAEEKSFGAATNAIRAGHAPDPATNALAVPIYQTVAFEFDDAQHAQDLFALAEPGNIYTRIMNPTWNVLEERIAALQGGVAALALASGQAAVTYSVLNVARSGDNIVSTSTIYGGTYNLFAHTLPQYGIEVRFADPDRPEELAGLVDEKTRLVFGETIGNPRLNVLDVEAWANAAHAEGLPLVIDNTVGTPVLADVFGLGADIAVHSATKFIGGFGTTLGGLIVDAGSFDWPAHADRFPGLTQPDPSYHGVVWSDALGPAAYIGRVRTVLLRNMGAALSPFNAFLLLQGIQTLPLRMERHSENALAVAKHLKDHAGVTWVSYPGLEGSPGYETGKKVLPNGASALVAFGVEGGREAGRKFIDSLEMFSHVANIGDAKSLAIHPATTTHSQLNDAELDSAGVTPDMVRLSVGIESIGDILADIDQALEKAK, encoded by the coding sequence ATGAGCGCAGAAGAGAAGAGTTTCGGAGCTGCAACCAACGCGATCCGGGCGGGGCACGCGCCCGATCCGGCGACCAACGCCCTGGCGGTGCCGATCTACCAGACCGTCGCCTTCGAGTTCGACGACGCCCAGCACGCCCAGGATCTTTTTGCCCTGGCCGAGCCGGGCAACATCTACACCCGGATCATGAACCCGACCTGGAACGTGCTGGAGGAACGGATCGCCGCCCTTCAGGGAGGGGTCGCAGCACTGGCGCTCGCCTCGGGCCAGGCCGCAGTCACCTACTCGGTGCTGAACGTCGCCAGGTCCGGTGACAACATCGTCTCCACCTCGACCATCTACGGCGGCACCTACAACCTGTTCGCCCACACCCTGCCGCAGTACGGGATCGAGGTCCGCTTCGCCGACCCGGACAGGCCGGAGGAACTGGCCGGACTGGTCGACGAGAAGACCCGTCTGGTTTTCGGCGAGACGATCGGCAACCCGCGGCTGAACGTGCTCGACGTCGAAGCCTGGGCCAACGCCGCCCACGCCGAGGGTCTGCCGCTGGTGATCGACAACACGGTCGGCACCCCGGTGCTGGCCGATGTGTTCGGTCTCGGGGCCGACATCGCGGTTCACTCGGCGACCAAGTTCATCGGCGGTTTCGGAACCACGCTCGGCGGCCTGATCGTGGATGCCGGCAGCTTCGACTGGCCCGCCCACGCTGACCGTTTCCCCGGTCTCACCCAGCCCGACCCGTCCTACCACGGGGTGGTCTGGAGCGACGCGCTCGGCCCGGCGGCCTACATCGGCCGGGTCCGCACCGTGCTGCTTCGCAACATGGGTGCGGCGCTCTCCCCGTTCAACGCCTTCCTGCTGCTGCAGGGGATCCAGACCCTGCCGCTCCGGATGGAGCGTCACTCCGAGAACGCTCTCGCCGTGGCGAAACATCTCAAGGATCACGCGGGCGTGACCTGGGTTTCCTACCCGGGACTCGAAGGCAGCCCCGGCTACGAGACCGGCAAGAAGGTTCTGCCCAACGGGGCCAGCGCGCTGGTCGCATTCGGGGTCGAGGGTGGCCGCGAGGCGGGCCGCAAGTTCATCGACTCGCTGGAGATGTTCTCCCACGTCGCCAACATCGGTGACGCCAAGTCGCTGGCGATCCACCCGGCGACCACCACCCACTCGCAGCTCAACGACGCCGAGCTGGACAGCGCCGGGGTCACCCCGGACATGGTTCGACTCTCGGTCGGGATCGAGTCGATCGGGGACATCCTCGCCGACATCGACCAGGCGCTGGAAAAGGCCAAGTAG
- a CDS encoding succinate dehydrogenase cytochrome b subunit: MLEYWRSSIGKKQIVAITGAILVTYLLLHMLGNLGAIFGPGSAGHEARIDWYAAWLRDMGEPLFPWSFLLWVVRIGLFIALVIHVTGIVQLTRRNRAARPAGHPAARIGRSWEAGFMLVSGLVILAFLIFHILQFTTLTIDVTPLEEGAVYANAYFAFQKWYFVAIYITAVLIVGIHLRHGIWSLLQTLGLDNPGRNPRNRATGLALSLIIVVGFVLIPTLFATGALPAPHSPAGLIPGGAG, from the coding sequence ATGCTTGAGTACTGGCGCTCCAGCATCGGCAAGAAGCAGATCGTGGCGATCACCGGCGCGATTCTGGTCACCTACCTGCTGCTGCACATGCTCGGCAACCTCGGGGCGATCTTCGGTCCCGGATCCGCCGGGCACGAGGCCCGGATCGACTGGTACGCGGCCTGGCTCAGGGACATGGGGGAGCCGCTCTTTCCCTGGTCCTTCCTGCTCTGGGTGGTTCGCATCGGTCTCTTCATCGCCCTGGTGATCCACGTCACCGGCATCGTGCAGCTGACCAGACGCAACCGGGCCGCCCGTCCGGCCGGACACCCTGCGGCCCGGATCGGACGTTCCTGGGAGGCCGGGTTCATGCTGGTCAGCGGGCTGGTCATCCTCGCCTTCCTGATCTTCCACATCCTCCAGTTCACGACCCTGACGATCGACGTGACCCCGCTGGAGGAAGGAGCGGTCTACGCCAACGCCTATTTCGCCTTCCAGAAGTGGTACTTCGTCGCGATCTACATCACCGCGGTACTGATCGTCGGCATTCATCTCCGCCACGGCATCTGGTCGCTGCTCCAGACCCTCGGTCTCGACAATCCGGGCCGTAATCCCCGCAACCGGGCGACCGGACTGGCGCTCTCGCTGATCATCGTGGTCGGCTTCGTGCTGATCCCGACCCTGTTCGCCACCGGTGCGCTGCCCGCCCCCCATTCCCCTGCCGGCCTGATCCCGGGAGGTGCCGGATGA